The Lagenorhynchus albirostris chromosome 6, mLagAlb1.1, whole genome shotgun sequence genome includes a window with the following:
- the LOC132522080 gene encoding tubulin alpha-4A chain, translating to MRECISVHVGQAGVQMGNACWELYCLEHGIQPDGQMPSDKTIGGGDDSFTTFFCETGAGKHVPRAVFVDLEPTVIDEIRNGPYRQLFHPEQLITGKEDAANNYARGHYTIGKEIIDPVLDRIRKLSDQCTGLQGFLVFHSFGGGTGSGFTSLLMERLSVDYGKKSKLEFSIYPAPQVSTAVVEPYNSILTTHTTLEHSDCAFMVDNEAIYDICRRNLDIERPTYTNLNRLISQIVSSITASLRFDGALNVDLTEFQTNLVPYPRIHFPLATYAPVISAEKAYHEQLSVAEITNACFEPANQMVKCDPRHGKYMACCLLYRGDVVPKDVNAAIAAIKTKRSIQFVDWCPTGFKVGINYQPPTVVPGGDLAKVQRAVCMLSNTTAIAEAWARLDHKFDLMYAKRAFVHWYVGEGMEEGEFSEAREDMAALEKDYEEVGIDSYEDEDEGEE from the exons ATG CGTGAATGCATCTCTGTCCATGTGGGGCAGGCAGGTGTTCAGATGGGCAATGCCTGCTGGGAGCTCTACTGTCTGGAACATGGGATTCAGCCAGATGGGCAGATGCCCAGTGACAAGACCATTGGTGGAGGGGACGACTCCTTCACCACCTTCTTCTGTGAAACCGGCGCTGGAAAGCATGTGCCCCGGGCAGTTTTTGTGGATTTGGAGCCCACCGTAATCg ATGAGATCCGAAATGGCCCATACCGACAGCTCTTCCACCCCGAGCAGCTCATCACTGGGAAAGAGGATGCTGCTAACAACTACGCTCGTGGTCACTACACCATTGGCAAGGAAATCATTGACCCTGTACTGGACCGAATCCGCAAGCTG TCTGATCAGTGCACAGGACTTCAGGGCTTCCTGGTGTTCCACAGCTTTGGAGGGGGCACTGGCTCTGGCTTCACCTCACTCCTGATGGAGCGGCTCTCTGTTGACTATGGCAAGAAATCCAAGCTGGAGTTCTCCATCTACCCAGCCCCGCAGGTGTCCACAGCCGTGGTGGAGCCCTATAACTCCATCCTGACCACCCACACCACCCTGGAGCACTCAGACTGTGCCTTCATGGTGGACAACGAAGCCATCTACGACATCTGCCGCCGCAACCTAGACATCGAGCGCCCGACTTACACCAACCTCAACCGCCTCATCAGCCAAATCGTCTCCTCCATCACGGCCTCCCTGCGCTTCGACGGCGCCCTCAACGTGGACCTGACGGAATTCCAGACCAACCTGGTGCCCTACCCTCGCATCCACTTCCCCCTGGCCACCTATGCGCCAGTCATCTCTGCAGAGAAAGCCTACCACGAGCAGCTGTCGGTGGCAGAGATCACCAATGCCTGCTTCGAGCCTGCCAACCAGATGGTGAAGTGTGATCCCCGTCACGGCAAGTACATGGCCTGCTGCCTGCTGTACCGTGGAGACGTGGTGCCCAAGGATGTCAACGCCGCCATCGCTGCCATCAAGACCAAGCGCAGTATTCAGTTCGTGGACTGGTGCCCCACGGGCTTCAAGGTTGGCATCAACTACCAGCCCCCCACTGTGGTGCCCGGGGGTGATCTGGCCAAGGTGCAGCGTGCCGTGTGCATGCTGAGCAACACGACCGCCATCGCTGAGGCCTGGGCCCGCCTGGACCACAAGTTCGACCTGATGTATGCCAAGAGGGCGTTTGTGCACTGGTACGTGGGCGAGGGCATGGAGGAGGGTGAGTTCTCCGAGGCCCGGGAGGATATGGCTGCCCTGGAGAAGGATTACGAGGAAGTAGGCATCGACTCCTATGAGGACGAGGATGAGGGAGAAGAATAG
- the STK16 gene encoding serine/threonine-protein kinase 16 isoform X2, translated as MGHALCVCSRGTVIIDNKRYLFIQKLGEGGFSYVDLVEGLHDGQFYALKRILCHEQQDREEAQREADMHRLFHHPNILRLVAYCLRERGTKHEAWLLLPFFKRGTLWDEIEQLKDKGNFLTEEQILQLLLSICRGLEAIHAKGYAHRDLKPTNILLGDEGQPVLMDLGSMSQACIHVEGSRQALTLQSLGCVLYAMMFGEGPYDMVFQKGDSVALAVQNQLSIPQSPRHSSALRQLLTLMMTVDPQQRPHVPFLLSQLEALQPPAQSQHTTQI; from the exons ATGGGCCACGCGCTTTGTGTCTGCTCTCGGGGAACTGTCATCATTGACAATAAGCGCTACCTCTTCATCCAGaaactgggggaggg TGGGTTCAGCTATGTGGACCTAGTGGAGGGGTTACATGATGGACAGTTCTACGCCCTGAAGCGAATCCTGTGTCATGAGCAGCAGGACCGGGAGGAGGCACAACGAGAAGCAGACATGCATCGCCTCTTCCATCACCCCAACATCCTTCGCCTTGTGGCTTATTGTCTGAGGGAGCGAGGCACTAAACATGAGGCCTGGCTGCTGCTACCCTTCTTCAAG AGAGGTACGCTATGGGACGAGATAGAACAGCTGAAGGACAAAGGCAACTTCTTGACTGAAGAGCAAATCCTTCAGCTGCTGCTGAGTATCTGCAGAGGACTGGAGGCTATTCATGCCAAGGGTTATGCCCACAG GGACCTGAAACCCACCAATATCTTGCTTGGAGATGAGGGGCAGCCAGTTTTAATGGACTTGGGTTCCATGAGTCAAGCATGCATCCACGTGGAGGGCTCCCGCCAGGCTCTGACCCTCCAG TCCCTAGGCTGTGTGCTATATGCCATGATGTTTGGGGAAGGCCCTTATGACATGGTGTTCCAGAAGGGTGACAGTGTGGCCCTTGCTGTGCAGAACCAACTAAGCATCCCGCAGAGCCCCAG GCATTCTTCAGCCTTGCGGCAGCTGCTAACCTTAATGATGACTGTGGACCCGCAGCAGCGCCCTCATGTTCCTTTCCTCCTGAGTCAGTTGGAGGCACTGCAGCCCCCAGCTCAGAGCCAGCACACTACCCAAATCTGA
- the STK16 gene encoding serine/threonine-protein kinase 16 isoform X1, giving the protein MGHALCVCSRGTVIIDNKRYLFIQKLGEGGFSYVDLVEGLHDGQFYALKRILCHEQQDREEAQREADMHRLFHHPNILRLVAYCLRERGTKHEAWLLLPFFKRGTLWDEIEQLKDKGNFLTEEQILQLLLSICRGLEAIHAKGYAHRDLKPTNILLGDEGQPVLMDLGSMSQACIHVEGSRQALTLQDWAAQRCTISYRAPELFSVQSHCVIDERTDVWSLGCVLYAMMFGEGPYDMVFQKGDSVALAVQNQLSIPQSPRHSSALRQLLTLMMTVDPQQRPHVPFLLSQLEALQPPAQSQHTTQI; this is encoded by the exons ATGGGCCACGCGCTTTGTGTCTGCTCTCGGGGAACTGTCATCATTGACAATAAGCGCTACCTCTTCATCCAGaaactgggggaggg TGGGTTCAGCTATGTGGACCTAGTGGAGGGGTTACATGATGGACAGTTCTACGCCCTGAAGCGAATCCTGTGTCATGAGCAGCAGGACCGGGAGGAGGCACAACGAGAAGCAGACATGCATCGCCTCTTCCATCACCCCAACATCCTTCGCCTTGTGGCTTATTGTCTGAGGGAGCGAGGCACTAAACATGAGGCCTGGCTGCTGCTACCCTTCTTCAAG AGAGGTACGCTATGGGACGAGATAGAACAGCTGAAGGACAAAGGCAACTTCTTGACTGAAGAGCAAATCCTTCAGCTGCTGCTGAGTATCTGCAGAGGACTGGAGGCTATTCATGCCAAGGGTTATGCCCACAG GGACCTGAAACCCACCAATATCTTGCTTGGAGATGAGGGGCAGCCAGTTTTAATGGACTTGGGTTCCATGAGTCAAGCATGCATCCACGTGGAGGGCTCCCGCCAGGCTCTGACCCTCCAG GACTGGGCAGCCCAGCGGTGCACCATCTCCTACCGGGCCCCGGAGCTCTTTTCCGTGCAGAGCCACTGTGTCATCGATGAGCGGACTGATGTCTGG TCCCTAGGCTGTGTGCTATATGCCATGATGTTTGGGGAAGGCCCTTATGACATGGTGTTCCAGAAGGGTGACAGTGTGGCCCTTGCTGTGCAGAACCAACTAAGCATCCCGCAGAGCCCCAG GCATTCTTCAGCCTTGCGGCAGCTGCTAACCTTAATGATGACTGTGGACCCGCAGCAGCGCCCTCATGTTCCTTTCCTCCTGAGTCAGTTGGAGGCACTGCAGCCCCCAGCTCAGAGCCAGCACACTACCCAAATCTGA
- the GLB1L gene encoding beta-galactosidase-1-like protein isoform X1 translates to MAPQKLLCLPSLLLLLLTRLLPQADTRSFVVDRDHDRFLLDGAPFRYVSGSLHYFRVPRVLWADRLFKMRMSGLNAVQFYVPWNYHEPEPGVYNFNASRDLFAFLKEATLANLLVILRPGPYICAEWEMGGLPAWLLRKPKIHLRTSDPDFLAAVDSWFKVLLPKIHPWLYHNGGNIISIQVENEYGSYGACDMSYMRHLAGLFRALLGDKILLFTTDGPEGLKCGSLQGLYTTIDFGPADNMTKIFALLRKYEPRGPLVNSEYYTGWLDYWGQNHSTRSVPAVTKGLENMLKLGASVNMYMFHGGTNFGYWNGADEKGRFLPITTSYDYDAPISEAGDPTPKLFAIRNVISKFQEVPLGPLPPPSPKMMLGPLSLHLDGNLLAFLDFLCPQGPIHSILPMTFEAVNQDHGYMLYRTYLIHTVSEPAQFWVPNNGVHDRAYVMVDGVFQGVLERNMKHNLFLTGKKGAKLDVLLENMGRLSFGSNSSDFKGLLEPPILGQTVLTQWLMFPLKVDNLVKWRFPNQLLKSSHPQTPSGPTFYSTTFPILDSGGDTFLFLPGWTKGQVWINGFNLGRYWTKRGPQQTLYVPRPLLFPRGALNKITLLELENVPLRPQIQFLDRPILNATVHKTHICSLSAESASEPMELSGH, encoded by the exons ATGGCTCCCCAGAAGCtgctctgccttccctccctgctGCTGCTACTCCTGACGCGGCTGCTGCCCCAG GCAGACACTCGGTCGTTTGTAGTGGATCGGGATCATGACAGATTCCTCCTGGACGGGGCCCCGTTCCGCTACGTGTCTGGCAGCCTGCACTACTTTCGGGTACCACGGGTGCTTTGGGCAGACCGGCTTTTCAAGATGCGAATGAGTGGCCTCAACGCCGTACAGTT TTATGTACCCTGGAACTACCACGAGCCAGAGCCTGGGGTCTATAACTTTAATGCCAGCCGTGACCTCTTTGCATTTCTGAAAGAGGCAACTTTAGCAAACCTGTTGGTCATACTGAGACCAGGACCTTACATCTGTGCAGAGTGGGAGATG GGGGGTCTCCCAGCCTGGTTGCTTCGAAAACCTAAAATTCATCTGAGAACTTCAGATCCAG ACTTCCTTGCCGCAGTGGATTCCTGGTTCAAGGTCTTGCTGCCCAAGATACATCCATGGCTCTACCACAATGGGGGCAACATCATTAGCATTCAG GTGGAGAATGAATACGGTAGCTACGGGGCCTGCGACATGAGCTACATGAGACACCTGGCTGGGCTCTTCCGTGCACTGCTTGGAGACAAGATCTTGCTCTTCACCACAGATGGCCCTGAAGGCCTCAAATGTGGCTCCCTCCAGGGACTCTATACCACTATAGATTTTGGCCCAG CTGACAACATGACCAAAATCTTTGCCCTACTTCGGAAGTATGAACCCCGCGGGCCATTG GTGAACTCTGAGTACTACACAGGCTGGCTGGATTACTGGGGCCAGAATCACTCCACACGCTCCGTACCAGCTGTAACCAAAGGACTAGAGAACATGCTGAAGTTGGGAGCCAGTGTGAACAT GTACATGTTCCATGGAGGTACCAACTTTGGATACTGGAATG GTGCTGATGAGAAGGGACGCTTTCTTCCAATTACTACCAGCTACGACTACGATGCACCCATATCTGAAGCAGGGGACCCCACACCTAAGCTTTTTGCTATTCGAAATGTCATCAGCAAG TTCCAGGAAGTTCCCTTGGGACCTttacctccccccagccccaagaTGATGCTTGGACCTTTGAGCCTACACCTG GATGGGAATTTGCTGGCTTTCCTAGACTTCCTATGTCCCCAAGGGCCCATCCATTCAATCCTGCCAATGACCTTTGAGGCTGTCAACCAG GACCATGGGTATATGTTGTACCGGACCTATCTGATCCATACTGTTTCTGAGCCAGCACAATTCTGGGTGCCAAACAATGGAGTCCATGACCGTGCCTACGTGATGGTGGATGGG GTGTTTCAGGGTGTTTTGGAACGAAACATGAAACACAACCTATTTTTGACGGGGAAAAAGGGGGCCAAACTGGATGTCTTGCTGGAGAACATGGGGAGGCTCAGTTTCGGGTCTAACAGCAGTGACTTCAAG GGCCTATTGGAGCCACCAATTCTGGGGCAAACGGTCCTTACCCAGTGGCTGATGTTCCCTCTGAAAGTTGATAATCTTGTAAAGTGGCGGTTTCCCAACCAGTTGCTGAAAAGCTCACATCCTCAAACTCCCTCTGGCCCCACCTTCTACTCTACAACCTTCCCAATTTTAGACTCAGGCGGGGACACATTTCTCTTTCTACCTGGATGGACCAAG ggcCAAGTCTGGATCAATGGGTTTAACCTGGGCCGCTACTGGACAAAGAGGGGGCCACAACAGACCCTCTACGTGCCAAGACCCCTGCTGTTTCCTAGGGGAGCCCTCAACAAAATCACGTTGCTGGAGCTAGAAAATGTGCCTCTTCGGCCCCAAATCCAATTCCTGGATAGGCCTATCCTCAATGCCACTGTGCATAAGACACACATCTGTTCCCTCTCAGCTGAAAGTGCCTCTGAACCAATGGAGTTAAGTGGGCACTGA
- the GLB1L gene encoding beta-galactosidase-1-like protein isoform X2: MAPQKLLCLPSLLLLLLTRLLPQADTRSFVVDRDHDRFLLDGAPFRYVSGSLHYFRVPRVLWADRLFKMRMSGLNAVQFYVPWNYHEPEPGVYNFNASRDLFAFLKEATLANLLVILRPGPYICAEWEMGGLPAWLLRKPKIHLRTSDPDFLAAVDSWFKVLLPKIHPWLYHNGGNIISIQVENEYGSYGACDMSYMRHLAGLFRALLGDKILLFTTDGPEGLKCGSLQGLYTTIDFGPADNMTKIFALLRKYEPRGPLVNSEYYTGWLDYWGQNHSTRSVPAVTKGLENMLKLGASVNMYMFHGGTNFGYWNGADEKGRFLPITTSYDYDAPISEAGDPTPKLFAIRNVISKFQEVPLGPLPPPSPKMMLGPLSLHLDGNLLAFLDFLCPQGPIHSILPMTFEAVNQVFQGVLERNMKHNLFLTGKKGAKLDVLLENMGRLSFGSNSSDFKGLLEPPILGQTVLTQWLMFPLKVDNLVKWRFPNQLLKSSHPQTPSGPTFYSTTFPILDSGGDTFLFLPGWTKGQVWINGFNLGRYWTKRGPQQTLYVPRPLLFPRGALNKITLLELENVPLRPQIQFLDRPILNATVHKTHICSLSAESASEPMELSGH, translated from the exons ATGGCTCCCCAGAAGCtgctctgccttccctccctgctGCTGCTACTCCTGACGCGGCTGCTGCCCCAG GCAGACACTCGGTCGTTTGTAGTGGATCGGGATCATGACAGATTCCTCCTGGACGGGGCCCCGTTCCGCTACGTGTCTGGCAGCCTGCACTACTTTCGGGTACCACGGGTGCTTTGGGCAGACCGGCTTTTCAAGATGCGAATGAGTGGCCTCAACGCCGTACAGTT TTATGTACCCTGGAACTACCACGAGCCAGAGCCTGGGGTCTATAACTTTAATGCCAGCCGTGACCTCTTTGCATTTCTGAAAGAGGCAACTTTAGCAAACCTGTTGGTCATACTGAGACCAGGACCTTACATCTGTGCAGAGTGGGAGATG GGGGGTCTCCCAGCCTGGTTGCTTCGAAAACCTAAAATTCATCTGAGAACTTCAGATCCAG ACTTCCTTGCCGCAGTGGATTCCTGGTTCAAGGTCTTGCTGCCCAAGATACATCCATGGCTCTACCACAATGGGGGCAACATCATTAGCATTCAG GTGGAGAATGAATACGGTAGCTACGGGGCCTGCGACATGAGCTACATGAGACACCTGGCTGGGCTCTTCCGTGCACTGCTTGGAGACAAGATCTTGCTCTTCACCACAGATGGCCCTGAAGGCCTCAAATGTGGCTCCCTCCAGGGACTCTATACCACTATAGATTTTGGCCCAG CTGACAACATGACCAAAATCTTTGCCCTACTTCGGAAGTATGAACCCCGCGGGCCATTG GTGAACTCTGAGTACTACACAGGCTGGCTGGATTACTGGGGCCAGAATCACTCCACACGCTCCGTACCAGCTGTAACCAAAGGACTAGAGAACATGCTGAAGTTGGGAGCCAGTGTGAACAT GTACATGTTCCATGGAGGTACCAACTTTGGATACTGGAATG GTGCTGATGAGAAGGGACGCTTTCTTCCAATTACTACCAGCTACGACTACGATGCACCCATATCTGAAGCAGGGGACCCCACACCTAAGCTTTTTGCTATTCGAAATGTCATCAGCAAG TTCCAGGAAGTTCCCTTGGGACCTttacctccccccagccccaagaTGATGCTTGGACCTTTGAGCCTACACCTG GATGGGAATTTGCTGGCTTTCCTAGACTTCCTATGTCCCCAAGGGCCCATCCATTCAATCCTGCCAATGACCTTTGAGGCTGTCAACCAG GTGTTTCAGGGTGTTTTGGAACGAAACATGAAACACAACCTATTTTTGACGGGGAAAAAGGGGGCCAAACTGGATGTCTTGCTGGAGAACATGGGGAGGCTCAGTTTCGGGTCTAACAGCAGTGACTTCAAG GGCCTATTGGAGCCACCAATTCTGGGGCAAACGGTCCTTACCCAGTGGCTGATGTTCCCTCTGAAAGTTGATAATCTTGTAAAGTGGCGGTTTCCCAACCAGTTGCTGAAAAGCTCACATCCTCAAACTCCCTCTGGCCCCACCTTCTACTCTACAACCTTCCCAATTTTAGACTCAGGCGGGGACACATTTCTCTTTCTACCTGGATGGACCAAG ggcCAAGTCTGGATCAATGGGTTTAACCTGGGCCGCTACTGGACAAAGAGGGGGCCACAACAGACCCTCTACGTGCCAAGACCCCTGCTGTTTCCTAGGGGAGCCCTCAACAAAATCACGTTGCTGGAGCTAGAAAATGTGCCTCTTCGGCCCCAAATCCAATTCCTGGATAGGCCTATCCTCAATGCCACTGTGCATAAGACACACATCTGTTCCCTCTCAGCTGAAAGTGCCTCTGAACCAATGGAGTTAAGTGGGCACTGA
- the ANKZF1 gene encoding LOW QUALITY PROTEIN: tRNA endonuclease ANKZF1 (The sequence of the model RefSeq protein was modified relative to this genomic sequence to represent the inferred CDS: inserted 3 bases in 3 codons; deleted 2 bases in 2 codons; substituted 3 bases at 3 genomic stop codons), which translates to MRSAMSPTPAAAQASVSVSLFDLKADTPVLQGLRLVSHAPGEALAQALQVSCPGSGERISPERKPLQGPLDISEKLFHSTCDQTFQNHQEQREHYKLDWHRFNLKQHLKDKPLRSALDFEKQSSTGDLSSISGSEDSDSAREEDLQILEEERAEFEKPDXPRGFHPHRVLFQNAQGQFLDAYCCVLGPRQVPPEAAEVLLQNLKSGGPRDCVVLMAAAGHFAGAVFQGQEALTHKTFYCYTVRAKWGTAQGLRDAWGAASRSAGANLRRYSEDMLYKDVRDLLAGPDXAKVLEKAGTILMRAPRSGRSLFFGGHEAPLQRXDPRLWDIPLATRRPTFQELQRVLHKLTTSHVHEEHPREXRLDLPQTNWKTMRGRKAIEEERKVRSDENEALGRNAEAPKQGSESEGEDGSQVELELVEVTLGLLDLCEFEVLPKQRRRKWNKRERNQDLEAGAQMTLSQQPQEDEAFSESAPLGPSPDEAKSPGQPELWDVLLAACQAGDXGMLKLRLAASPLDPGVLSLLSAPLGSGGFTLLHAAATAGRGSVGDVELIFWVFAPRDSRTRPPYTVAADKSTRDEFRSFMEKNPDAYDYSKAQVPGPLTAEMEARQAIRKRERKAARRHRQEQQWEQGEQRRFAALSDXEKGALAAEHRLAARLGAPTPQVPDPAIISVRRYRSCGTSLQGLIFPFTTLTSFLSTRCLQDHRCRAGKPSS; encoded by the exons ATGAGGAGCG CCATGTCGCCGACTCCAGCTGCAGCCCAGGCTTCTGTGTCGGTCTCCCTGTTTGACCTCAAGGCGGATACTCCGGTCCTTCAGGGCCTGCGCCTGGTGAGCCACGCTCCCGGGGAGGCTCTAGCCCAGGCTCTGCAGGTTTCCTGTCCAG GTTCAGGGGAGAGAATAAGCCCAGAAAGAAAACCACTCCAGGGTCCTCTGGATATTTCAGAGAAGTTGTTCCATTCAACCTGTGACCAGACCTTCCAGAACCACCAGGAACAG AGGGAACATTATAAGCTTGACTGGCATCGGTTTAACCTAAAGCAGCATCTCAAGGACAAGCCTCTCCGGTCTGCCCTGGACTTTGAAAAGCAGAGCTCCACAG GAGATCTTTCCAGCATCTCAGGATCAGAAGACTCGGACTCAGCCCGTGAGGAGGACTTGCAGATACTGGAGGAGGAGAGGGCTGAGTTTGAGAAGCCTGACTGACCCCGAGGCTTCCACCCGCATCGGGTTCTTTTCCAGAATGCCCAGGGCCAGTTTCTTGATGCCTATTGCTGTGTCCTAGGCCCTCGCCAG GTGCCCCCAGAAGCAGCAGAAGTGCTGCTACAAAACCTGAAAAGCGGAGGTCCCAGGGACTGCGTGGTGCTCATGGCTGCCGCTGGGCACTTTGCTGGTGCTGTTTTCCAAGG ACAAGAAGCGTTGACACACAAAACCTTTTACTGCTACACAGTGCGGGCCAAGTGGGGCACAGCCCAGGGGCTTCGGGATGCCTGGGGTGCGGCTTCCCGCTCTGCTGGAGCCAACCTGAGGCGCTACAGTGAAGACATGCTATATAAG GATGTTCGTGACCTGCTGGCAGGGCCAGACTAGGCTAAGGTGCTGGAGAAGGCTGGGACGATACTGATGCGTGCACCCCGCTCTGGCCGGTCCTTGTTCTTTGGAGGCCATGAGGCTCCCCTGCAAC GGGATCCCCGACTTTGGGATATCCCCCTCGCTACCCGCAGACCCACCTTCCAAGAGCTACAGCGTGTGCTCCATAAGCTGACCACCTCGCATGTCCACG AAGAACACCCCCGGG ACAGGTTGGATTTACCTCAGACAAACTGGAAGACAATGAGAGGAAGGAAGGCcattgaggaagaaagaaaggtccGCAGTGATGAAAATGAGGCACTC GGGCGGAATGCGGAAGCTCCCAAACAGG GTTCAGAGTCAGAGGGAGAGGATGGCTCCCAGGTAGAGTTGGAGCTAGTAGAGGTGACACTGGGGTTGCTGGATCTTTGTGAATTTGAGGTATTGCCCAAGcagaggaggagaaaatggaataaaagggagagaaaccAAGACCTGGAGGCTGGGGCGCAAATGACTCTTTCCCAGCAACCTCAAGAAGATGAGGCCTTTTCAGAGTCAGCCCCTTTGGGGCCTTCCCCAGATGAGGCCAAGTCCCCTGGTCAGCCGGAGCTCTGGGATGTGCTCTTGGCTGCTTGCCAAGCTGGAG GGGGGATGCTGAAGCTCCGGCTAGCTGCCAGCCCCCTAGACCCTGGAGTTCTGTCTCTGCTCAGTGCCCCCTTGGGCTCTGGTGGCTTCACCCTCCTGCACGCAGCCGCCACAGCTGGGAGAGGCTCAGTAG GTGATGTTGAACTCATTTTTTGGGTTTTCGCACCTAGGGACTCCCGGACCCGGCCACCGTACACGGTTGCAGCTGACAAATCAACACGTGATGAGTTC CGGAGCTTCATGGAGAAGAATCCAGATGCTTATGATTACAGCAAAGCTCAG GTGCCAGGGCCACTGACAGCAGAAATGGAGGCGCGGCAGGCCATTCGGAAAAGGGAGCGGAAGGCCGCCCGGCGGCACCGGCAGGAGCAGCAGTGGGAGCAAGGAGAGCAGCGGAGATTTGCTGCCCTCAGCGACTGAGAGAAG GGAGCTCTGGCTGCAGAGCACCGACTAGCTGCCCGTTTGGGAGCCCCTACCCCTCAGGTCCCTGACCCTGCCATCATCAGTGTTCG ACGCTACCGGAGCTGTGGGACATCCCTCCAAGGCCTCATATTCCCTTTCACTACTTTGACTTCTTTCCTCTCCACACGCTGCCTCCAGGATCATCGCTGTCGGGCTGGGAAGCCCTCTTCCTGA